The segment CATAAAGTCCATAGAGAATCCAGATGGTGAGTCAGAGTAAGCTGTGAGGAGGGAGAGGACTGCAGCCACATGAGGCACAGGGCGGAAGGCTGTCCCTCTTATGTCCCTCTTATAATGACAGTAAACTAAATTCTGTTTATGTTGTTACTATTGATATCAGGTACTTGATGATGAGGCCAGAGATTCTAAAAGAATGAAATTACTGCATATAATCAATGACTTTACAAACGAACAATCGATACAAACGATAACTCTATTTATCCAGCCAGTTGGTTGATCTGTCTTTTATATAATTAAACTGAATATATCACATTTCCTGCTTTAAACAGCCAGATCATCAAACCATCGTTCATAATCGGTCTGACAGcagtcactttatttatacttcattcatttaaaatcaatatttaGCAAGAAATGCTAATCATTGTCAAGGTTAAGCTTCTCAGAGGAGACGTAAACAAGAATTTGATCTGTGGATAGAAAAAGTCAAACTGTAactacagttttatttttttattgatcaaaGTGAAAACCTGCACTGAGTGTGACACACCTGTGGCTGGCTCAGGACacttccgtgtgtgtgtgggtgtggtgaCACCATCAGTCTCCcacaggtggaggtgtgtgAAACATTCATTACATCTGTGGATCAGTGaaacaaatgaatgaacatGAACTGTTACCATATATCTGTCGTGTCATATATCATATGACACCACGACTGATTCTGAAAGTAGTTAGTTAATCATTTACAGCTTTTTAAGCTGCTCCAAAGTTTATAAGCTGATAAAGTTCGTCTGATAAAGTCTGACTTTATCTGCACCTAAATGATAAGGATTTAAATCCAAATCTCTGATCAGACAGCAGTCAGTCAAAAGGAACATAAACCTTTATGCTTCCTTCAGTCAAAACACGATAACAGATTTATTGATGTATCCTTAAAATAGTTGTAATCATAAACTACATAAAATAATTTAGCTTCTCCCTTTTATTATACACAGATTCACAGAAATAATTCATAATTAATACGTGTTTGTGCCGCGCTGAGTTTTACCTTAGTTTTGTCCTTCAGTTGGTCTGTGAACACCTGCTCATCATTGAtccttctgtgtctctgtcctgcagAGTTTTGGGCTGACGTCGCCAAAAACTTCTTCTGGAAGTCCAAACACACGGGGCCGTTCCTCGATTACAACTTCGATGTGACCAAAGGGGAAATCTACATCAAGTGCATGGAAGGAGCCACCACCAACATCTGCTACAACCTGCTGGACTACAACGTCCACGAGAGGAGGCTCGGCGAGAGGGTCGCCTTCCACTGGTcagtgtggagctgtgtgtgtgtgagaccaatTATATCAAGACTTTCAATGAAGTGATCACATATTGGATAATGAGATGATGATCGCGGGCTTCCTTCAGGacaaattaatgtgtgtgtgtgtgtgtgtgtgtgtgtgtgtgtgtgtgtgtgtgtgtgtgtgtgtgtgtgtgtgtgtgtgtgtgtgtgtgtgtgtgtgtgtgtgtgtcactgatgtATTTAaagcctcctgtgtgtgtgtgtgtgtgtgtgtgtgtgtgtgtgtgtctgtgtgtaggctCTTTGTGAGGGGGAGGGGTTGCCTGTGTGAACACAATAACTGAGCTCCAGCAGAtcgaatgaatgaatgaatggatgaatggatgaatgaatggatgaatggagcGGCAGCCGTCCTCTCTcctttgtctctctccctcacgCCTCCTCTTCCCTTCAGTGTTGTCTCCATCcctctgtcctttctgtcctccgtctcacacacaggaaatgaagtttaaaaATCCAAGACAATCATTAAATAAGACCccacatgtcctcacaaatctAAACACAATAGTTGTATTAAAGCAGACAACTTTGTCCGTCCGactcgtcctctctctctctctctctctctcgttgcATCACTTTGCCTCCGGTCACTGATGTGTCCTCGTATGAATAGAATGCAGTCTGACTACTCAGCCTTTAAAAGCAGGGTTGTCCTGGGAGAGCTTCTTGTAGAAACAGGTTCCATTAGAAGCCACAGTGATGTCATTAATCTGCAGGGATGTGTGCGTCAGATTTAACTGCAGTTACTTAATCCTCCTCTGATTTCCTCAGAATATTAAACAAAGGGAAATTTTGCAGATGTACACTCAGCAGCAGACGGGTCAGAGGAGGCTCTGAGCACTGTGTGAGCAGGgcggtgcagagctgctggtcccagggacagggacagccgctggagtctctgtctgcagcgtccacagaCATCtgacaggacagctttggtccacacatggaccaaggagagctggatccagactccagACTGAGAGCCACAGACACTGATGCAGTCTGTAATCCAGCACTAACATCATGTTTGACCAGCCTGGTGCACTCTGGGTAATGTGGTTTAGAACACCTCTTTGTTGTCTCTGGTCCCGCAGCACTGAGTGCAGACACGTCTCCAGGATTGTGTCAGGATCTCTGTCCTTGTCATGGACTCATTTACAGAAGTGGTTCAGAGAATCCAGCGCCCTGCTGGAACCATTACTCAGAACTTATCCGAGTTTTTCCACACGAGGCCgaaaccaggctgtaaacgcACAACCGGATTGTGAGCAGGcgcagagcagctcagatatCATGTTGGAAGTGGTTATCAAGGTCAGAGCGAATGCACAGTGTGAGTGCAGCTCCCATGGGTTAGTGGTGCCAAGCGGGTCACAGAGACCTTTCAGCTATGCAGGCCTCCCCTCCTACCatcgacagacacacacagacacacacacacacaatgccggaaaacacactctgacagaCTCGGTGTGCACCGTTGAGAAACTCTGCTGGAAGAGGCAAACAGTGCCTGTTGGCTGCGGTTCAGGCCTTCTGAGGGAGGGTTTCGCAACGTTTCTCCACACtgaactaaatgtttccatgcaggTTCAAATGtaatgtgtcattattatttCTGCCCTGGACACTAACACACTGCTAACACTCGGCTCggtttgtgttttctgtcacatCTTCAGTTTCATTATTCCCTGCTCCTCTATGCAAACAGCACAATCGTGGCCACAAGCAGAAGGAGCACAGACGTGTCTTTGTGCAGAGTAACACAGCCGATGGTTAagtgtttgcatttttacagcctcCACAGACCAGTGTGAATGCTTGTGCCCGCTGCTCACGTGAGCCCGTCATGGCTTCAGAGCAGAATGTTTCGATTTGGTTACATTTTCTGAACTTtgcatgatgcattcaaagaccatgggagggaggaggagatgctTCTTCCAGTATTACTGCGATCAGATCAGAGTCGGAGCTGCCGCTCGCAGCTTCAGGGCGTGTTCCAGCATGTGTTCAGTTGTCTGTCTGCGAGCGATGTGTCTTCGTGCAGTCGTCCGTTTTCTGTTTGCAGCTCACTGAAAGCTTTCTTGTTTCTTCCCTGGAACACATGCTGCTTTCATGCTCTGCTccacagttgtgtttttttgtgcttccACTGTCTCATTCATcaccttctcctctctgtctgtctgtcgccCGTCTCCTGAGTGCCTCGTCTTCCCTTTAGCTGCATTGGTTTCTGAGTGGTGTCCCTCTTCCTCGCCACAGGCTGCACTCGGAAGTTTGTTAGTGACTTATTGAAAGTGAAAAAGCAGAGTTATGCAAGTGAATAAAGTACATTTGTAAATGAGTACAGGCTAGTCGGAGCGTTTCAGAGCTGCAGTGTCTTAAATCTTAAATATTAACTGAACAGTCTTCCCGTCAGAGTTTCCCAGCTGTAATAACGTCTCATTAAGTCGACACGATGAATGCTGAGTAAGAAATGTTGGAGGCTGACTCTGACTTTTTTATTAACGGAGACGTCTGACTGTACAGTCGCAGCGTCGCTCTCCGagtgtgtcagtcagtgatgcTTGCAGACTCTGATGCTAACAGGCGAGCTCCATGACGCGgctgcagaggcagagctgTCACAACTCATTCACTTCTGTTTTCTGGAGGTTGAGTTCTTACTCTGAAAGGTCTTTTTAAAACGCACTCGGTATGCCTGGATGCTTTTGCAAGCACAGAGTTCCTGAAACGCCCTGAATGATGCTGCTCTGTTGTGAAAAAGGGGAAAGTTTAACAGAGTTTCACAACTGAGCTGAAGTTGTAGCAATCAGAAGATGGTGGTGAAGAGTTCAGGTCAGACTCTTTTGGATGTAAATCGAGTCCTTCAGACTCCAACTCATGACAGACTCTGCCCCAAAGCTTAAGACAAGAGCATCTCCCTGTCCCCACGACATCCTCCAGCTCCGTCTGGAGGATCCCCAGGACACCCAGGAGAGTAGCGGGTCCTGGGTCGACCTCTGGATCGCCCCACAAATGGCCATGCCAGGCAAATTCTTATCACAAGCCTCAGGTGGCAAGAAAACCAGGAGAGGCTCAAAAAAGAAGATCCAGCATACTGAGAGGAGTCGGCTGAGGCTTGTGATAAGAAGTGGCCGCCCTCTCTTGTCTAACAGGTGAGGATAAGAATGTAGGCCCACTGATAAATCCAGATGTTTGCCTTCTGGCCTCACATGGTGTGATGTAGGCAGGCAGGAGAAGGGACCCTGTGACACCATGAACGCTCCCATGGCTTCCAATACTTGCTCATAGGTCCAGGTCCTGGTCACGACAAGAACGCTGGTGGTATGTCTTCATGCTGATCTTCTGAGTATCTAACGTTGGTTTCAGGGAAGGCAACGAGCCCGGCGATGAGTTGACGGTGACctacagagagctgctgcagagggtCTGTCAGTTCGCCAACGTCCTGAAGTTTCAGGGTGAGTCAGAGCCAGCTGACTCCACCTCAGTCTGTGGAGGGGTCTGAAGAAGAAACCAGGCCCATGCACTACACAGTGAGCAGATACAAACGATACTAAGAATAATGTTTGAGTCTTAAAGCCATCTGCTCTGGTCTGCAGGGGTGAAGAAGGGTGACCGTGTCTCCATATACATGCCCATGGTGGTGGAACTGGTGGTTGCCATGTTGGCTTGCGCCCGGATCGGAGCTGTTCACTCCATAGTGGTGAGTTAGAAACCGCCGTGAGAGCAGCAGGCCGTGACGGAGGGTCGGGTTTGGTTAACTCTGTGTTCGGCTGCTGTCTCCAGTTTGCAGGATTCTCTGCTGAGTCTCTGTGTGAGAGGATCATGGACTCCCAGTGCTCACTGCTCATCACTGCAGGTCAGTTTTaacctgtcactcaaacacGCCACGCCCCCTAAGACTGCTTTTCATTAGACAGAGCGGTTAAACATCACAGACTCACAGCGGTCTGTGGAGCCAGCCTCATGTGgactcattttttttgtcttgtgctAGTCGAGCTGGTTGAAACGAGGTGCTGAGGTGGGACCTAGTAGTCAAAGTCTCATTAGCTGGATTAGAGTCTGGGGATATAAACCTGTTAATCTGGCGGGTTAATGGCTGTGTTtcaactccacacacacacacacacacacacacacacacacacacacacacacctcattcaTGGGAAGTCCTCTAAGCGGTCTTTGGCTCAGGGGGTCTTTATATCCTGAGTGACAGCACACTCATGGTGTGAAACAGAGCTGAAACCTGCAGgttttactgtttgtgtgtcatgttgtgGTGAAGCTTCTGTTGACATGCAGAAACCAGAATGTGAAGCTGGTGGAGGCAGCGATAGCTGGACCTGTGTTCATGAATAATTAGCACAAACGCTAACGCGCAACAGACGGTTTGATCCGTCTGTGCAGACATGTGGAACGATCACAGTGACGTGTCTGCAGATAGAAAGCTGTGTCTCTTTCatctggtggtgctgatggtaTCCTGCAGGTTGCTGACAGTTTTGCACGTCCTCGGTGTACAGTGATGTGTTTTGtgacatgtttctcttcctctctcttcctgtttgttgttttcatctCTCTCGTTTGCTCAGACGGTTTCTATCGTGGAGATAAGCTGATCAACCTGAAGCTCTTAGCTGACGAGGCACTGCAGAAATGCAGAGACAAGTAAGCCGCCTGggcactgagacacacacagacacacacagacacacacagacacacacagacacacacagacacacacagacacacacagacacacacacacagacacacacacacacagacacacacagacacacacagacacacacagacacacacagacacacacagacacacacacacagacacacacacacacagacacacacagacacacacatttagcagGAGAAACATGGGACTGTGTGACATTTTGTCGATTCGATGCCTATTGATCACAAGTTTTTATTGAATtgaatactgtgtgtgtgtctgtgtgtgtgtgtgtgtgtagagggttTCCAGTCGAGAGGTGCATCATGTTGAAGCACTTGTCCAAAGAACCAGAGGACAATGTGGGTTCTCAGTCTCCACCAGCCAAGCGGCCGTGTCCCGACCTGCAGGTAAACAGTAGCTCTGATGCTCGCCGGCGGTGTCGCCGCCGCCTGCTCCTCCTGCGTCATGACATCATGCAGGCCTGTCACACTGTGTCCCGTTCAGTTCATTTAAGTTTGTTCCTCCCCCTTTTGGGTGTGATGTCTCACTGCCGGTTCAtcatgagctgcagcagcttcgcAGCATGGTGCAGAGAAACATTCGGAaagcagaggagctgctgacCCAGGTGTAGGAAGCTGCcggcagctgcagcctcagctgaAAGTTCACTGTGagaaccagcagcagctgtgtgcaaGATAAGAACTATCACACAGACATTCACAAGGATAACAAACAGCAGCCTGAGAGTGAGCGCTCCATTATATGTGagatattatatttatatttaggaATCCACCCAAAAAGGATTcgtctcattttctttttccatttttgtgcatttttctctgtagtgtttgtttttaatcttctAAATTGTCATCGCTCAGTTTGATTTTGGGCCCTGATCCTTTGGTTTCTTTTTGATTAACCTCTCTCCCTTATTAActtgtccttcctcctccttcctcctccttcctcctcctcctcctttctccttcctcttcctcctccttcctccctcttctccttccccctcttcctcctcctccctcctcctcctcctcctcctcctccgtccaGCAGGAGAAACAGACAGGGAGAGTAAAGAAAACGCGTCCGGTTCCGCAGGTATTTTCATGTCCACCTCCTTCACTTCACCTCATGAcatcttgttgtttttgtttgtttttttaaggccTCACATTTAACTGCTGCAGGgtataaacaacacatttaacaaCAGATGACaagttcttcttttttattgtcGCACTGGATCaatgattacattttttaatacatccATAAAATCTGTtataatgtattgtttttaccCACCAAGCAGCAGTTTGTGCTTCTGCTGATTTCTGACAGTTCAGACTGCGTCTGTGAAAGTTTGCTGCTCAGCTTTCAGcttcaacaacagaaaaacattgGAAAAACTTTAAGAAAGTCACGTGATGCCTTTAAGGACCATTGAAAAGATTTCCATACTGACAGCAGGGCTGCAACTAACGACTGTTTCAAGAGTCGACTAGTCATCATCTACCTTAACGTCTAATCAACTAATAGTCGACTACTTTGGAGTCACTGTGATTCATCcgcctccatgctgctgcttcGATGCATAAAGCTGAAGGTCTTAATTCTGGCTGAGATTTCCCAGATGTGTTCTGAACTGTCTGGATTCATCAGAATAAAGTGTAAATCCTCGGTGAATGACTTCAGATGAACACTGTTACACTCTTTGATGACAGGCTCAGCGTCCTGTCTGaaggtgtgcgtgtgttttCCGTACTGACTTTTCTTCCTCACTGGTGAAGGAGAGTCGGGGCTCTGACTGTGTCAGATTCACACACAGACCCCAGATTATTTCCTTCAGCATAAATGAAGACTTTAGTCTGAGGGGGCGGAGGTAGAGCCCTGTGTTTTCTGTTATCTGCCTCCACGTCACCTGCTGGTATCTTATCTGAGACACCACCTCGCTGTGACCCGGTCGTTCCTCTTCATTCTCCGGCTTTTGTTGTGGCAGAACGATTGCAGGATTAATCAGaacacctgcagctgaaaacacaAGGCACTGCTGACCTGTGAGAACTGCATCATGGGAGATGAGCCCCTATGAGGAGTGGACGTCAGACCTGGGTCCAtttgaaaacagatttttggCTCATGAATGTTTGGACCTGCAGCCAAACATCCTCCATCATTCACCGCCGCACAGGGTGTAAAGAAAACGTTTGGTTCTGTTGACATCAGCCTCCTCGTTTATTCTTCTCTTAAAGATCATTCATCACTTTATCGGCCACAGATTTCCATATTTTCCTCCTGGAAGCAGTGACCCAGGTCTGATGGACATACAGTGAACACACCTCTCTAACTGCTCTTTACTCAGACTCACAGCTCTCACCTCGTAGCTAGTGTGTGTGAGGCATGTCTGTCAAACTAAACTACTTTcttttcactttgtgtttttagaTCATAGAGATGCTCGTTCTGAATCTTTATTCACAACTCTGagattttcagtgtgtgtctgtgtgtgtgtgtctgtgtgtcatctcACACCAGGTCCCGTGGAACCCCGATGTGGACTTGTGTTGGCACACTCTGCTCCGTGGAACTTCAGACGAGTGTGAACCGGAGTGGTGCGAGTCTGAAGATCCGCTCTTCATCCTGTACACCAGCGGCTCAACCGGCAAAccaaaggtacacacacacacacacacggtgactTTGTGTGGCTGTGAATTCGGTTTCTATGCCTGCCTGTCGGTTGGCGTCTATCGTTACACCCAGTCCCAGTTCTGTGGTCAGACCTCCTcagctgtgtctcctctcctctgcagggAGTTCTCCACACCGTCAGCGGCTACATGCTCTACACCGCCACCACCTTCAAACTGGTGTTCGACCACCACCCCGATGACGTGTACTGGTGCACAGCGGACATCGGCTGGATCACAGGACACTCCTACATCACCTACGGCCCGCTGGCCAACGGCGCCACCAGCGTCCTGGTGAGTCCCAGGCTGAGGCGTCTTTCATGGTGCTGTTACAGGCCGTTACCTAAACATGAGCCAACACTGCAGCCTCTGGTGAAAGCCTGTGTTGTGTCAGCTTTAGGTGAGCGAAGAGCAGCAGTGAGTTTACACAACAGTAACATCATAACTTTCAgtaggttgaagcgaggcatctggacttgtagagtcctcttgaagatgtttacagcaaaaacactttattttatttattagttgtCACTTCCCTGTAAACTCCAATGGGAAtatttgctgttgtgtgtttgtggctcaTCGTAGACATAAAGCCACGTTTTCCATTTTGTAATCTGGTCACGTTGACACTAACGGCGCTTTACATTCAAGGAATGAGACGCAGCCTCGGCAGGTGTTTGGAGTTTATTGGCGTAGCACCACGAATACCTTTAGCATCGAGAGCACCATAAGCACCGTGGAAACTGCAGAGATTAAACAAAACTACGCTGCTGAACAACATGTGTGCACAGATAGGCCAAACTCAAACTGTACATAACATTTAGACAATTAAACTGATATAATTACCTCATCCCACTCGTCAGGATTCAGATCACTTGTCGCTTTTCTgacacagagcaaagtgaaGAAACAGATTAGGCAGAGACCAGGTGAACCACTTATTTTCTCCTGACAGTATGTGAATATGTACAAGTAAACAACTAATATCTGCGTTTGTCTTACCGTGCAGGAGAATCTATGGGGGAAGGGAAGCAAACACTATTTAAACTGCTACCAAACTTGGCCACAGGGTGGCACTGTATCCCTATGATACTGACCAAGACAGCCACTGATTGTTGACGTCATTCACATTCATAACAGACTCGGTGCTGTTTCCTCACCTCACTTATGTCACTGAATATTTTTGTGATTAGTCCTcattgtattttgtattttgagGCCATACATTGTTTCTGGAGGACGTTTTCTGAGTTCCCAGGATTCAGACTCTGAGGTTTGCTGGGCAGCTGTACAGGACCATCTGACATCATGTTGTTCATTCTGTTTGTGTGGAACACTGATATAACATTCAAGCATCCTCATGAAACCGAAGCGTTACACCTTCAGGGTCTTGATGAAGGccgtgtgtgtttcagtttgaggGCCTGCCCACTTACCCGGACGTGGGTCGCATGTGGGAGATTGTGGATAAATATCAGGTCACCAAATTCTACACGGCTCCAACCGCTATCAGGATGCTGATGAAGTTCGGCAGCGAGCCGGTGCAGAAGTGAGTCGAAccctcagctctgtctgtgtcctgtACAGCTACACCACCTTCACCGTCACATGACCGCCTTTCTGTCCGTCCGCAGGTACAAACGAGAGTCTCTGAAGGTTCTGGGGACGGTGGGAGAGCCCATCAACCCCGAGGCCTGGCAGTGGTACTACAACGTGGTGGGAGACAAAAGGTGTCCCGTTGTAGACACGTTCTGGCAGACGGAGACGGTGAGTCAAAGGAAACACATCAGACTGAactctgctgccccctggtgAACAACGTCTAACACTGGCTCCTGTTTTAATCTTTCAGGGAGGACATGTGCTGACACCTTTACCTGCAGCCACGCCCATGAAACCTGGCTCTGCGGTGAGTCACACAGTGTTTCGACTTCATGGTTACAGAGCTCAGAGAGGGCAGCAGAAAATCATGGCTGGTTTTACATTCTGTCAGGTTTTTTAATGGAAATGCATGTATGTCTGTTCTTTTCTGTCCCTGCAGACGTTCCCCTTCTTCGGAGTGGTGCCGGCCATTTTGAATGAGTCGGGTGAGGAGCTGGAGGGGCCGAGTGAAGGATACCTGGTCAGGAGCCCGACAGTCGTTAGCGGGACTTTTAATCAGACGGCTGGTGTGCTTGTTTAAACTTGTTCTGCTCGTGCCGTCACTCAGGTGTTCAAACAGCCGTGGCCCGGAGTGATGAGGACAGTGTACGGAAACCATCCCAGGTTTGAAACCACCTACTTCAAGAAGTTCCCCGGATACTACGTCACAGGAGACGGTGAGAGATGTTGTGCACAAAGTGTTCAGAAGACTTTAGACGTTTGCCTCTTGTGCCTCACTGTCTTTTGtctttatggatttttttgttCTGCAGGTTGCCGTAGGGATAAAGATGGCTACTACTGGATAACGGGGAGGATAGACGACATGTTGAACGTGTCAGGTAAGACTGACGCAGTCAGACATTCTCTGTAGCTCCTACTGAGGTTCATCAGCACTTCAGTCAAGGAGGTAATTCATGTTTTTGGACCATTTATTTCCTGTCTCTGCGTTTCTGTCCAGGTCACCTGTTGAGTACAGCAGAGGTGGAGTCGGCCCTGGTGGAGCACGAGGCCGTTGCTGAGGCCGCCGTGGTGGGCCGACCTCATCCGGTCAAAGGGGAGAGCCTTTACTGCTTTGTCAGCCTGACTGATGGAGTGACGTACAACTGCACGCTGGAGGCAGAACTGAAAAGACAAGGTCGGTAAACAGATTTCACTCCTGGTGATGAAGCGTAAACGTCCTCACTGAAAGCTCagtgcttttaaaaaaacaagtgagtGTGACGTGGTTCATGTTTGGTCTTCACAGTAAGGGAGAAGATTGGGGCCATCGCTACACCAGACTTCATCCAGAATGCACCAGGACTGCCCAAGACCAGATCTGGTAATGTTGGCCACTGCACCCCTGGAGTTAAGGTGCAATTAATCTGAGTTGTGCAGTGCAGGCGTTCATTTGGTTTCTGTTGGTGCTCAAAGAAAGTAGATCCTCACCGTTCACgcaccatcatcacctctgctctctgtctctgtctgcaggtaaGATCATGCGGCGGGTGCTTCGCAAAATCGCCTGTAACGAGCGGGACCTGGGGGACACCTCCACGCTGGCTGACTCCTCGGTTGTTGAGCAGCTCTTCCAGAACAGATGCTGCACGGCGGTGTGAGGGCCTCCAGGATCCTTGCAGGGAGGCTGCGACCGCAGCCGCACGCTTGCAGCTGCAAAGCAACcagggaagaaaaggaggaggaggaggaggaggaggaggaatcccACCAATTTACCCAGTAAACTACCTTTAGCTCCTGATGAGGATGACCTGTATTTAAAACGAGTCCACTGTCACATGTAGGAAGCGCTGTCTGCCTGCTCCATGGTAGATATTCGGCAGCAGCCCGTAGGCCTCGGTGTGCCTGcagaggtgaaggtggaggtcGTCTCTGCTTCAGACccacctgctctgtggacagATCAGGGTAACGCTTCGGTCGGCCTTCTGCCAGCGTTTCAGCAGATAACACGCGGCTCTGCTCGGTTTCCTCGCTGGAAGAcggcaaacaggaagtgctacCCTCAATGCTACTCCTCCCCTCACTGCAGGCCATAACAAAGCCATGTGCGCTGAATCTGAGAATGATCAATGTGTCTCCTAGTTTTAAtttctgttgtcatttttaacaaaGATATggagtcatttttttatttgactgcAGTTTGTGGTAGGATGTTTCGAGGCTTCTGTTCGTGTGTCTGCGTGCTCGTATGTTTCTCTGCTTCCCTTCAACAAAACATGTGccgaaaaatacagaaatattctCAGAGACTCTGAAAAGTGAGAGTCCATCAGAGTAGAATTGATTGGATAAGAACAATAAATAATGGAGAACAGCCTCAAAACATTGAACAGCAGGTTTAATATTCGTTTCTCTTGAGCTGTGGAGCACTGAGCTCTCAGCTGCTTCGTCTATCGCTGTGTTTCAGCCTCTGTGGCTGCAGAACAGCTGCAGGTCTGACGTTAAAAAAGGGGGAAACATGCTCCAGTGTCTCCACttctcatttcattttttaaaattgtaTTGTCTGTTTTACATTTGGGTACCACAGCCAAACCCTCTGAACCCCCAAACCCACCACCAGTCAGACCTTCTGATGGTTCCTGAACGCGTCGTGTCAGTTTAAAATGTTCTCGGGTCCTCGGGTCgcaataataaatataaaataataaa is part of the Parambassis ranga chromosome 7, fParRan2.1, whole genome shotgun sequence genome and harbors:
- the acss2 gene encoding acetyl-coenzyme A synthetase, cytoplasmic isoform X1 — translated: MIPDKAPKEDVLHGPEDLKKEAHISSFEKYKELYIKSIENPDEFWADVAKNFFWKSKHTGPFLDYNFDVTKGEIYIKCMEGATTNICYNLLDYNVHERRLGERVAFHWEGNEPGDELTVTYRELLQRVCQFANVLKFQGVKKGDRVSIYMPMVVELVVAMLACARIGAVHSIVFAGFSAESLCERIMDSQCSLLITADGFYRGDKLINLKLLADEALQKCRDKGFPVERCIMLKHLSKEPEDNVGSQSPPAKRPCPDLQQEKQTGRVKKTRPVPQVPWNPDVDLCWHTLLRGTSDECEPEWCESEDPLFILYTSGSTGKPKGVLHTVSGYMLYTATTFKLVFDHHPDDVYWCTADIGWITGHSYITYGPLANGATSVLFEGLPTYPDVGRMWEIVDKYQVTKFYTAPTAIRMLMKFGSEPVQKYKRESLKVLGTVGEPINPEAWQWYYNVVGDKRCPVVDTFWQTETGGHVLTPLPAATPMKPGSATFPFFGVVPAILNESGEELEGPSEGYLVFKQPWPGVMRTVYGNHPRFETTYFKKFPGYYVTGDGCRRDKDGYYWITGRIDDMLNVSGHLLSTAEVESALVEHEAVAEAAVVGRPHPVKGESLYCFVSLTDGVTYNCTLEAELKRQVREKIGAIATPDFIQNAPGLPKTRSGKIMRRVLRKIACNERDLGDTSTLADSSVVEQLFQNRCCTAV
- the acss2 gene encoding acetyl-coenzyme A synthetase, cytoplasmic isoform X2; this encodes MIPDKAPKEDVLHGPEDLKKEAHISSFEKYKELYIKSIENPDEFWADVAKNFFWKSKHTGPFLDYNFDVTKGEIYIKCMEGATTNICYNLLDYNVHERRLGERVAFHWEGNEPGDELTVTYRELLQRVCQFANVLKFQGVKKGDRVSIYMPMVVELVVAMLACARIGAVHSIVFAGFSAESLCERIMDSQCSLLITADGFYRGDKLINLKLLADEALQKCRDKGFPVERCIMLKHLSKEPEDNVGSQSPPAKRPCPDLQEKQTGRVKKTRPVPQVPWNPDVDLCWHTLLRGTSDECEPEWCESEDPLFILYTSGSTGKPKGVLHTVSGYMLYTATTFKLVFDHHPDDVYWCTADIGWITGHSYITYGPLANGATSVLFEGLPTYPDVGRMWEIVDKYQVTKFYTAPTAIRMLMKFGSEPVQKYKRESLKVLGTVGEPINPEAWQWYYNVVGDKRCPVVDTFWQTETGGHVLTPLPAATPMKPGSATFPFFGVVPAILNESGEELEGPSEGYLVFKQPWPGVMRTVYGNHPRFETTYFKKFPGYYVTGDGCRRDKDGYYWITGRIDDMLNVSGHLLSTAEVESALVEHEAVAEAAVVGRPHPVKGESLYCFVSLTDGVTYNCTLEAELKRQVREKIGAIATPDFIQNAPGLPKTRSGKIMRRVLRKIACNERDLGDTSTLADSSVVEQLFQNRCCTAV
- the acss2 gene encoding acetyl-coenzyme A synthetase, cytoplasmic isoform X3; protein product: MIPDKAPKEDVLHGPEDLKKEAHISSFEKYKELYIKSIENPDEFWADVAKNFFWKSKHTGPFLDYNFDVTKGEIYIKCMEGATTNICYNLLDYNVHERRLGERVAFHWEGNEPGDELTVTYRELLQRVCQFANVLKFQGVKKGDRVSIYMPMVVELVVAMLACARIGAVHSIVFAGFSAESLCERIMDSQCSLLITADGFYRGDKLINLKLLADEALQKCRDKGFPVERCIMLKHLSKEPEDNVGSQSPPAKRPCPDLQVPWNPDVDLCWHTLLRGTSDECEPEWCESEDPLFILYTSGSTGKPKGVLHTVSGYMLYTATTFKLVFDHHPDDVYWCTADIGWITGHSYITYGPLANGATSVLFEGLPTYPDVGRMWEIVDKYQVTKFYTAPTAIRMLMKFGSEPVQKYKRESLKVLGTVGEPINPEAWQWYYNVVGDKRCPVVDTFWQTETGGHVLTPLPAATPMKPGSATFPFFGVVPAILNESGEELEGPSEGYLVFKQPWPGVMRTVYGNHPRFETTYFKKFPGYYVTGDGCRRDKDGYYWITGRIDDMLNVSGHLLSTAEVESALVEHEAVAEAAVVGRPHPVKGESLYCFVSLTDGVTYNCTLEAELKRQVREKIGAIATPDFIQNAPGLPKTRSGKIMRRVLRKIACNERDLGDTSTLADSSVVEQLFQNRCCTAV